A genomic stretch from Erysipelothrix sp. HDW6C includes:
- a CDS encoding carboxypeptidase M32 has protein sequence MTYQDLLDQLNAYALALNTMSFDAQTIAPKEGATYRNKAMALMAGEYFKLYTSDEAYEILKNEENSEDVYVREGVRVLLKDLEKIKNVPYAEFVAFQELQNNAQISWETAREKKDYNLFKADLDALIATHRKMIAYRNVNLSDYDASLDDYEEGLRMEQVDTFFKTLESDLVPFIDTVIAHQGERPAFLSAFVAIDKQRQISELVMKHLCYSRDFGLLGEAAHPFSSTFSINDTRITTHYHENDFTQSIFSIIHEIGHSMYNHQVNPLFEGTPLADNMSMSIHESQSRFLENMIGRSQAFWTPIYGDLVAIIPDVLSSVSIEDFIKGINYVQRDVIRIEADEITYPLHIMVRYNLERAMFEENHSADGLDSLFAAEMERLIKVAPKDASQGILQDVHWSGASFGYFPTYALGTAYAAQFMVAMRRDLNVEELLERGELSVMFAWLRENIHQYSGSITTQALIQQVSGESFNPHYYVSYIKEKYSKLLGIDFE, from the coding sequence ATGACATACCAAGATTTACTTGATCAACTTAATGCTTATGCATTGGCACTCAACACTATGAGTTTTGATGCCCAGACAATTGCCCCCAAAGAAGGTGCAACTTATCGAAATAAGGCAATGGCACTCATGGCTGGAGAATATTTCAAACTCTACACAAGCGATGAAGCATACGAAATCTTAAAAAACGAAGAAAACAGTGAAGATGTTTATGTTCGTGAGGGCGTGCGCGTCTTACTAAAAGATCTCGAAAAGATAAAAAATGTACCTTATGCAGAGTTTGTAGCATTTCAAGAACTTCAAAACAATGCACAAATCAGTTGGGAAACAGCACGCGAAAAGAAAGACTACAATCTCTTTAAAGCGGATCTAGATGCCCTCATTGCAACACACCGCAAGATGATTGCATATCGTAATGTTAATCTGAGCGATTATGATGCATCACTCGATGATTATGAAGAAGGACTCCGCATGGAACAAGTGGATACTTTCTTCAAGACTCTGGAGTCTGATTTGGTTCCTTTCATTGATACTGTGATTGCACATCAAGGCGAAAGACCTGCATTTTTAAGCGCATTCGTCGCCATCGACAAACAACGTCAAATTTCTGAATTGGTGATGAAACACCTGTGCTATTCCCGAGACTTTGGTTTGCTAGGAGAAGCAGCGCACCCATTTAGCAGTACATTCTCAATCAATGACACACGTATCACAACGCACTACCATGAAAACGACTTTACCCAAAGCATTTTCTCAATCATCCACGAAATTGGGCATTCGATGTACAATCATCAAGTCAACCCATTATTTGAAGGAACTCCCCTCGCAGATAACATGAGTATGAGCATTCATGAATCACAAAGTCGTTTCTTAGAAAACATGATCGGTCGTTCTCAAGCATTCTGGACACCAATCTATGGTGATTTGGTTGCAATTATTCCCGATGTATTAAGCTCTGTATCCATCGAAGATTTTATAAAAGGCATCAACTATGTTCAACGCGATGTTATCCGAATCGAAGCTGATGAAATCACCTATCCACTTCACATCATGGTTCGTTACAATCTTGAGCGCGCGATGTTTGAAGAAAACCATTCTGCCGATGGATTGGATTCACTTTTTGCTGCAGAAATGGAGCGCTTAATCAAAGTCGCGCCTAAGGATGCAAGCCAAGGGATCCTTCAAGATGTACACTGGTCTGGGGCATCCTTCGGATACTTCCCAACTTATGCACTCGGAACTGCTTATGCAGCACAATTCATGGTTGCAATGCGCCGCGACCTCAATGTGGAAGAATTACTGGAACGCGGAGAGCTTTCGGTCATGTTTGCGTGGTTGCGTGAAAACATCCATCAATACAGCGGTTCAATCACAACACAAGCCCTTATCCAACAGGTTTCAGGCGAATCATTCAACCCTCATTACTATGTTTCGTACATTAAAGAAAAGTATTCAAAATTGCTAGGCATAGATTTTGAATGA
- a CDS encoding phosphatidylglycerophosphatase A, whose amino-acid sequence MYEECIALLEERGVTVDDIVDCVVFLQKQYVKNIEEINIHEIVESVIRKREVQHALMTGINIDIQVDKGAFGSETIQQIIGTDEGLYGIDEVLAYGICNLYGSIALTNYGYIDKVKPGIIGTLNDHDAGQCNTFIDDIVGAIAAAAASKLAHSQAVK is encoded by the coding sequence ATGTATGAAGAATGCATTGCATTGCTGGAAGAGCGCGGGGTTACAGTCGATGATATCGTTGATTGCGTCGTTTTCTTACAGAAGCAATATGTAAAAAACATTGAAGAAATTAATATTCATGAAATTGTAGAAAGTGTTATTCGAAAAAGAGAAGTTCAACATGCCTTAATGACTGGCATCAATATTGATATTCAAGTTGATAAGGGAGCGTTTGGATCGGAAACGATTCAACAAATTATCGGAACCGATGAAGGATTGTATGGAATTGATGAAGTGCTTGCCTACGGAATCTGTAATCTCTATGGATCCATTGCACTCACAAACTATGGTTATATCGATAAAGTGAAACCGGGCATCATTGGTACTTTAAATGATCACGATGCTGGGCAATGCAATACCTTTATTGATGATATTGTTGGAGCAATTGCAGCAGCAGCGGCAAGTAAACTTGCCCATTCACAAGCAGTGAAATAG
- a CDS encoding AAC(3) family N-acetyltransferase yields the protein MVQSNQIDVSVRKLMKRLDVSPEGVVLLHENDKTAPYNSKRFLEAFKDYLKPGTLSIFGDVAFNTNVVAKDALPQLNNQERLVLSSGKMLQLLVLDAQTTFAHHPSLMLGSVGKFSKFLARHVTLDFPYGEKSIFNDLYELNAVVVFVGEPQDVPELHYVATTMRAPIIKKNTCYRDHEIKSYLDYDIDSDRIVAALLKSNVLLYETVGDSRIYGITFHDLIQFAQKQF from the coding sequence ATGGTTCAAAGCAATCAAATCGACGTTAGTGTACGCAAACTTATGAAACGTTTGGATGTTTCTCCAGAGGGAGTTGTGCTTTTGCATGAGAACGATAAAACGGCACCTTATAATAGTAAACGCTTTTTAGAAGCGTTTAAGGACTATTTGAAACCTGGCACATTAAGTATCTTTGGCGATGTTGCATTTAATACAAATGTAGTCGCAAAAGATGCACTGCCACAACTGAATAATCAAGAACGTTTGGTCTTGTCATCTGGGAAAATGTTACAATTACTCGTTTTAGATGCGCAAACAACATTTGCCCATCATCCGTCGCTCATGTTAGGGAGTGTAGGTAAATTTTCGAAATTCTTAGCGCGACATGTTACCTTGGATTTTCCTTATGGAGAAAAATCAATTTTCAATGATTTGTATGAGTTAAATGCGGTTGTTGTGTTTGTTGGGGAACCCCAAGATGTTCCCGAATTACATTATGTCGCAACAACAATGCGCGCGCCAATCATTAAAAAGAACACATGTTATCGCGATCATGAAATTAAAAGCTATCTTGACTATGACATTGATAGTGATCGTATTGTGGCGGCACTTTTGAAATCAAATGTGCTTCTTTATGAGACTGTGGGAGATTCGCGAATTTATGGAATTACATTCCATGATCTCATTCAGTTTGCACAAAAACAGTTTTAA
- a CDS encoding energy-coupled thiamine transporter ThiT, with protein sequence MKTKDLVLISFYSALFGVLEYVTVTFGFLKMPQGGSISLSIIVLIIASYHLGVKKSLMVVGVSFVIMFLIEPPFIVHWIQFLADYILAFAVYAFACCFRDIKVGNVSIPTGVIVTTFLGFMAHNIAGWFFFAEYYPGDVLWGVSIYNATYMLPTMILSTLTVMVVKPRLEKEFN encoded by the coding sequence ATGAAAACTAAAGATCTTGTGTTGATATCATTTTATAGTGCGTTGTTTGGTGTGTTGGAATATGTGACTGTTACTTTTGGATTTTTAAAAATGCCACAAGGAGGCAGTATCTCACTCAGTATTATTGTGTTGATCATTGCGAGTTATCATTTGGGTGTAAAAAAATCGTTGATGGTTGTCGGCGTAAGTTTTGTGATTATGTTCCTTATAGAACCACCGTTTATTGTTCATTGGATTCAATTTTTGGCAGATTACATACTCGCTTTTGCGGTTTATGCTTTTGCATGCTGTTTTCGTGACATTAAAGTTGGCAATGTTTCAATACCGACAGGTGTCATTGTCACAACATTCCTTGGATTTATGGCCCACAATATTGCGGGTTGGTTCTTCTTTGCAGAATATTACCCTGGCGATGTGTTGTGGGGTGTAAGCATTTATAATGCAACATATATGCTACCTACCATGATTTTGAGTACTCTAACAGTCATGGTTGTGAAGCCGCGACTTGAGAAAGAGTTCAACTAG
- a CDS encoding DUF402 domain-containing protein — translation MTLPKVGEVIYIQSFKHDGSLHRTWSSGTVLDVDDEKIVFITYKTWVVESDGRRWFTREPAICFYYLNRWYNVISMIRSKGVYYYCNLASPSVYDEEALKNIDYDLDVKIFPDGKHIILDEDEFLLHQRQMNYSQEIIDIIRLEKDRLVSLVASDSYPFDEQVIYDYFDKYLSIQEFK, via the coding sequence ATGACGTTGCCAAAAGTTGGCGAAGTCATCTACATTCAAAGCTTTAAACATGATGGGTCATTACATAGAACATGGTCGAGTGGAACAGTGCTGGATGTTGATGATGAAAAGATAGTCTTCATCACATATAAAACATGGGTGGTTGAGTCGGATGGCAGACGATGGTTTACACGTGAACCGGCGATTTGTTTCTATTATCTAAATCGTTGGTATAATGTAATTTCGATGATTCGAAGTAAAGGTGTCTACTATTACTGCAACCTTGCATCGCCCAGTGTATATGATGAAGAGGCTCTGAAGAATATTGATTATGATTTGGATGTTAAGATATTTCCTGATGGAAAGCACATTATTCTTGATGAAGATGAATTTCTCCTTCATCAGCGACAAATGAACTACAGTCAAGAAATCATTGACATCATCCGTTTGGAAAAAGATCGACTTGTTAGTTTAGTTGCATCGGATAGTTATCCGTTTGATGAACAAGTCATCTACGATTACTTTGATAAATACTTATCCATTCAGGAATTTAAGTAA
- a CDS encoding HIT family protein, which produces MLSMKGLEQCIFCHLSRGDIILENDAFVAIYDRLPVSEGHLLIIPKFHVEHYFHLDAIYREQLWSLIDEAKCLLDTEFQPDGFNIGMNIGEVAGQSVMHLHVHLIPRYRGDMRDPKGGVRGVIPGKQNY; this is translated from the coding sequence ATGCTAAGTATGAAAGGATTAGAACAATGTATTTTCTGTCACCTTTCTAGGGGTGATATTATCTTAGAGAATGATGCGTTCGTTGCTATATATGATAGGTTGCCGGTGAGTGAAGGGCATTTGTTAATTATTCCCAAATTCCATGTTGAGCATTATTTTCATTTGGATGCAATTTATAGAGAACAGTTATGGTCATTGATTGATGAAGCGAAATGCTTGTTGGATACGGAGTTCCAACCAGATGGTTTTAATATTGGTATGAACATCGGTGAAGTAGCGGGCCAATCAGTGATGCATCTTCACGTACATCTTATTCCAAGGTATAGAGGAGATATGCGAGATCCTAAGGGTGGTGTTCGCGGTGTCATTCCCGGTAAACAAAATTACTAA
- a CDS encoding GNAT family N-acetyltransferase: MIHYQEVDYLDIAEIEQLVSHSKDEGFNHLQKLVDDYKSGANRFDKPGECLMVALSHNHIVGVCGINRDPFQDRMGRLRRLYVAPQYRNLGIARNIVTLILNFSVTHYQMVNLKISNINEAGVDAFYKSLGFVRVDSETATHQIKL; encoded by the coding sequence ATGATTCACTATCAAGAAGTAGATTATTTAGATATTGCAGAAATTGAGCAGTTGGTTTCACATAGTAAGGATGAAGGATTTAACCATCTTCAAAAATTAGTCGATGACTACAAATCTGGGGCCAATCGCTTTGATAAACCTGGTGAGTGTCTGATGGTTGCACTGAGTCACAATCATATTGTTGGTGTGTGTGGCATCAATCGTGATCCTTTTCAGGATAGAATGGGACGATTGAGACGTCTTTACGTGGCGCCACAGTATCGAAACTTGGGTATTGCTCGAAATATTGTGACCTTGATTTTGAATTTTTCGGTAACCCATTATCAGATGGTCAATTTAAAGATTTCCAATATTAATGAAGCTGGGGTTGATGCGTTTTACAAATCACTGGGCTTTGTACGTGTCGATTCGGAAACTGCGACTCATCAAATTAAACTCTAA
- a CDS encoding DegV family protein — protein MKPYTITTEVTADINPTLADELAIKFIPMAFNLDDVPFKHYTDFREMAAKEFYERLSQGQVSTTSQPNPTEYIDYFEPLLKDGSDILHISFTSGLSGSYNSAVIALDMLKEKYPERTIICIDSLCASSGQGLLVYEAQNLQKAGNSIETVAQWVEDTKQKIAHHVIVSDLFHLKRGGRVSGATAAVGSVLAIMPVLRIDEQGKLEVISKVRGKKRAIAYFIDAFQENADAMHAQNLMISHSDNLDEALKLKSAIEQLNPEHTVFINEISPVIGSHTGSGTLTLFYIRK, from the coding sequence ATGAAACCTTATACAATAACAACCGAGGTCACAGCAGATATTAACCCTACCCTTGCTGATGAACTCGCAATCAAATTTATACCGATGGCATTCAACTTGGACGATGTCCCATTTAAACATTACACAGATTTCCGTGAAATGGCAGCAAAGGAATTTTACGAACGACTTTCACAAGGCCAAGTATCAACGACGTCACAACCAAATCCAACCGAATATATCGATTACTTTGAACCCCTTCTCAAAGACGGTTCTGATATTTTGCACATCAGTTTTACATCGGGCTTGAGTGGGTCGTATAACTCAGCAGTCATTGCCTTGGATATGCTTAAAGAGAAGTATCCAGAGCGGACGATAATTTGCATCGACAGCCTCTGTGCTTCATCAGGACAAGGACTCCTTGTATATGAAGCTCAAAACCTACAGAAAGCGGGTAACAGCATCGAAACTGTTGCACAATGGGTTGAAGATACCAAACAAAAGATTGCCCATCATGTTATCGTGAGTGATCTGTTTCATCTTAAAAGAGGGGGCCGTGTTTCTGGAGCAACCGCAGCTGTTGGGAGTGTATTGGCAATCATGCCTGTACTTCGCATTGATGAGCAAGGAAAACTTGAAGTCATCAGTAAAGTCCGTGGCAAGAAACGTGCCATCGCTTATTTCATTGATGCATTCCAAGAAAATGCTGATGCGATGCATGCACAGAATCTCATGATTTCTCACAGTGATAATCTCGACGAGGCATTGAAGCTTAAATCCGCTATCGAGCAATTGAATCCAGAACATACTGTGTTCATTAATGAAATCAGCCCTGTCATTGGGAGCCATACTGGAAGTGGTACTCTAACCTTGTTCTACATTCGCAAATAA
- the tsaE gene encoding tRNA (adenosine(37)-N6)-threonylcarbamoyltransferase complex ATPase subunit type 1 TsaE codes for MKKEIITNSVNETMAFAADFARNLKQGCVISLAGDLGVGKTAFTKGIAQGLDISETVTSPTFTLLKEYEGRLGLKHIDAYRLEGVDSDALSLFDLIDDETVVVLEWGNFLDDLDFRVDYEITISYVGETSRKITLMEVAS; via the coding sequence ATGAAGAAAGAAATAATTACAAATTCAGTAAATGAAACAATGGCTTTTGCAGCCGATTTTGCCCGAAATCTAAAACAGGGGTGTGTCATATCGTTGGCAGGTGATTTGGGTGTTGGGAAGACTGCGTTCACCAAAGGTATCGCCCAAGGTCTTGATATCTCTGAGACAGTTACAAGTCCAACATTTACGCTTCTCAAAGAATACGAAGGCAGGCTGGGTCTTAAACATATTGATGCATATCGGCTTGAAGGTGTTGATTCGGATGCTCTCAGTTTGTTTGATTTAATTGACGATGAAACGGTCGTTGTCTTGGAATGGGGTAATTTTTTGGATGATCTTGATTTCCGTGTTGATTATGAAATTACCATTTCATATGTTGGCGAAACGAGTCGAAAAATTACATTAATGGAGGTTGCATCATGA
- the tsaB gene encoding tRNA (adenosine(37)-N6)-threonylcarbamoyltransferase complex dimerization subunit type 1 TsaB yields the protein MNTLIIDTSHSILAVGVVQNGEIIASKQENVNKKQSELLLVYIDEVMSRSHLTPLDIDQIVVTNGPGSYTGMRIGLTFAKTYALANPSVHVFTIDTLATLVGNREGFAFIDARSGRVFGAFVKDGVVTDEKVYHVEELAAISQNLFGDTILVGTETTYGNIIENVVALESQWVPVDNPDTLVPNYLK from the coding sequence ATGAATACATTAATTATTGATACATCGCATTCTATTCTTGCAGTGGGTGTCGTTCAAAATGGTGAAATTATTGCTTCAAAGCAAGAGAATGTAAACAAGAAACAATCGGAACTACTTTTAGTGTATATTGATGAAGTCATGTCACGTTCTCACTTAACACCTTTAGACATCGATCAAATTGTAGTGACGAATGGACCCGGAAGTTATACAGGAATGCGCATTGGCTTGACCTTTGCAAAAACATATGCGCTTGCAAATCCTTCGGTTCACGTGTTTACAATTGATACACTTGCAACACTGGTTGGTAATCGTGAAGGGTTTGCCTTTATTGATGCGCGTTCTGGCCGTGTATTTGGTGCTTTCGTCAAGGATGGCGTTGTCACCGATGAAAAGGTCTACCACGTTGAGGAACTCGCTGCTATTTCCCAAAATCTGTTCGGTGACACAATACTCGTTGGCACTGAAACGACATATGGGAATATTATCGAAAATGTTGTCGCGCTCGAATCCCAATGGGTTCCTGTCGATAATCCGGATACCCTTGTTCCGAATTATCTGAAATGA
- the rimI gene encoding ribosomal protein S18-alanine N-acetyltransferase, with product MSIRKARMADLQEILEIDAVQLVTNWHERLYIDEIVGEQSVFDVLDVDGHVMGFILFRINNEIADLLQFAVHVDFMHQGFGTVLFENVLVELREKGVSTVFLEVREHNDRAVSFYKKFDFERMRQRNNYYGPDDHAWVMRKVL from the coding sequence ATGAGTATCCGTAAAGCACGCATGGCTGACCTTCAGGAGATTCTTGAAATTGATGCCGTGCAACTCGTAACCAATTGGCACGAACGCCTCTACATTGATGAAATTGTCGGGGAACAATCAGTTTTTGATGTTCTTGATGTTGACGGCCATGTGATGGGTTTCATTTTATTCCGCATTAATAACGAGATTGCGGATTTGTTGCAATTTGCAGTACATGTCGATTTTATGCATCAAGGGTTTGGAACTGTATTGTTTGAGAATGTACTTGTTGAATTGCGAGAAAAGGGTGTAAGTACAGTCTTTTTGGAAGTTCGTGAACACAATGATCGTGCAGTATCATTTTATAAAAAGTTTGATTTTGAACGAATGCGTCAACGTAATAATTATTATGGTCCTGATGACCATGCATGGGTAATGAGAAAGGTGTTATAG
- the tsaD gene encoding tRNA (adenosine(37)-N6)-threonylcarbamoyltransferase complex transferase subunit TsaD, with protein MLILAIESSCDETSCAIVKDGTEVLSNSVSSQIDIHKEYGGVFPEIASRLHIENINIVIKDALSKASVTLDDIDAIAVTEGPGLVGSLHIGVMAAKTLSWSLNKPLIPVHHIAGHIYANKLVGELKFPLLSLVISGGHTELVYMKDDYQFEVIGKTQDDAVGEAYDKVARLLGLDYPGGPIIDRLAKTGKKNYQLPKVKTENPLDFSFSGLKSAVRQLVLREERFEREVIVEDVAYAFQHAAVDELMRRVNLALEMYEVKSFVLAGGVAANSEVRSRVSALASEHPDLNVLQPPLWACMDQAAMIGLAGAVAMEKGIRGNCEITANSNKQLLSY; from the coding sequence ATGTTAATATTAGCAATTGAATCAAGTTGTGATGAGACATCATGTGCAATCGTAAAAGATGGCACAGAGGTGTTGAGTAATTCTGTATCATCACAAATCGATATTCACAAAGAATATGGCGGGGTATTCCCTGAAATCGCCTCGCGATTACATATTGAGAACATTAATATTGTGATCAAAGATGCCTTGAGTAAAGCATCAGTAACCTTGGATGATATTGATGCGATTGCGGTGACTGAAGGTCCAGGTTTGGTTGGGTCGCTTCATATTGGTGTGATGGCGGCAAAAACATTATCGTGGTCGTTGAATAAGCCACTTATTCCAGTTCATCATATCGCGGGTCATATTTATGCAAACAAACTTGTTGGGGAGCTTAAGTTCCCATTACTCTCTTTGGTAATTTCTGGTGGGCATACCGAACTTGTCTATATGAAAGATGATTATCAATTTGAAGTTATCGGTAAAACACAAGATGATGCAGTTGGTGAAGCCTATGATAAAGTAGCACGTCTTTTAGGGTTGGATTATCCGGGTGGTCCTATTATTGATCGTTTGGCAAAAACAGGAAAGAAAAACTATCAACTCCCGAAAGTTAAGACTGAAAACCCATTGGATTTTTCTTTCAGTGGACTGAAATCGGCTGTACGTCAATTAGTTCTAAGAGAAGAACGATTTGAACGTGAGGTCATTGTAGAAGATGTTGCGTATGCATTTCAACATGCTGCGGTGGATGAATTAATGCGCCGAGTTAACTTAGCACTAGAGATGTATGAGGTAAAGTCCTTTGTTCTTGCAGGAGGCGTTGCTGCGAATTCTGAAGTACGTTCCCGTGTAAGTGCATTGGCAAGCGAACATCCAGACTTAAATGTACTTCAACCACCGTTGTGGGCATGTATGGATCAAGCCGCCATGATTGGGCTTGCTGGTGCTGTGGCGATGGAAAAAGGTATTCGCGGAAATTGTGAAATTACAGCAAATTCTAACAAACAACTCCTGTCTTATTAA
- a CDS encoding redox-sensing transcriptional repressor Rex → MTNQISANVPKATMQRYPIYLKALRKLYNMGVERILSRELSLFVDIESTTIRRDFSFIGSLGKQGYGYDVKTLIETFDNLLGVSFEEELILVGAGNLGRAILNYNRWNHVVGEIVCAFDIDPNKLGEASDIPIYHMSELEERIPKGCRIAIVTVSKNVQETIDRLVDLGIVGIVDFSSEHIQVPKDVVVKTVDVVSTIQELIFQTNNIR, encoded by the coding sequence ATGACAAATCAAATATCGGCAAATGTGCCAAAGGCAACAATGCAACGCTATCCAATTTACTTAAAAGCGTTGCGAAAACTGTATAATATGGGAGTTGAAAGAATTCTTTCGCGAGAACTTTCACTTTTTGTTGACATAGAGTCAACGACAATCCGACGTGATTTTTCTTTTATTGGATCGTTGGGAAAACAGGGTTATGGCTATGATGTGAAAACACTCATTGAAACCTTTGATAATCTGCTCGGTGTCAGTTTTGAAGAAGAACTGATTTTGGTAGGTGCAGGGAACTTGGGCCGCGCGATTCTAAACTATAACCGTTGGAACCACGTTGTCGGCGAGATCGTTTGTGCATTTGATATTGACCCCAACAAACTGGGGGAAGCGTCAGATATCCCAATCTATCACATGAGTGAACTTGAAGAGCGCATTCCAAAAGGTTGCCGTATTGCTATTGTTACGGTATCAAAAAATGTTCAAGAAACAATTGACCGTTTGGTTGACCTTGGCATTGTAGGGATTGTTGACTTCTCAAGTGAACATATCCAGGTACCAAAGGATGTTGTTGTAAAAACTGTTGATGTAGTATCAACAATTCAGGAATTAATTTTCCAAACTAATAATATACGTTAA
- the asnS gene encoding asparagine--tRNA ligase — translation MISYLTIRECYDLLALGSDLEVDAIEYVQLQGWVRTNRSGKNVGFIELNDGTYFRNAQCVYGADLANYDAIGKYNTGTALTVTGKFKVTPEGRQPFEIEVTEVVLEGEASSDYPLQKKRHSYEYLREIAHLRTRTNTFMAVFRVRSVLSMAIHEFFQNQGFVYVHTPIITGNDAEGAGEAFVVTTRKDDQYEKDFFGKKASLTVSGQLHGEAFALAFRDIYTFGPTFRAEKSNTARHASEFWMVEPEIAFADLEDNMNLIEDLVKYCIEYVLENAPEEMKFFNDRIDSTLLERLNGLIGSDFKRMTYTEAVALLEKENDRFEYKVSWGADLQSEHERYISEEVVKGPVFLTDYPIDIKSFYMRMNDDNKTVAACDLLVPFVGELVGGSQREERLDLLEERMAALDIPKEHLEWYLDLRRYGGVKHAGFGIGFERFLMYITAMQNIRDVIPFPRTPKNLDY, via the coding sequence ATGATTTCTTATTTAACAATTCGCGAGTGTTATGATTTGCTCGCGCTCGGATCTGATTTGGAAGTTGATGCAATCGAGTATGTGCAACTTCAAGGTTGGGTTCGTACCAATCGTAGTGGAAAAAATGTTGGCTTCATCGAATTAAATGATGGAACCTATTTTAGAAACGCACAATGCGTCTATGGTGCAGACCTTGCTAATTATGATGCAATCGGTAAGTACAATACTGGAACTGCATTAACTGTAACCGGTAAATTCAAAGTTACTCCCGAAGGGCGTCAACCCTTTGAGATTGAGGTTACTGAGGTTGTTCTTGAAGGTGAAGCAAGTTCAGATTATCCATTACAAAAGAAACGTCATAGCTACGAGTATTTACGCGAAATAGCACATTTGAGAACGCGTACTAATACTTTTATGGCTGTATTCCGTGTGCGTTCCGTATTGTCCATGGCAATTCATGAGTTTTTCCAAAATCAAGGTTTTGTTTATGTCCATACGCCAATCATCACAGGTAATGATGCTGAAGGCGCAGGAGAGGCTTTTGTTGTCACAACACGTAAAGATGATCAGTATGAAAAAGACTTCTTTGGTAAAAAGGCAAGTTTAACTGTATCTGGGCAATTACATGGTGAAGCGTTTGCGCTAGCATTCCGCGACATCTATACATTTGGACCAACTTTCCGTGCAGAGAAATCAAACACTGCGCGTCATGCAAGTGAGTTTTGGATGGTTGAACCTGAAATTGCCTTTGCAGACTTAGAAGACAATATGAACTTAATCGAAGACCTCGTTAAGTATTGCATTGAGTATGTTTTGGAAAATGCACCTGAAGAAATGAAATTCTTCAACGATCGCATTGATTCAACACTCTTAGAACGCTTAAATGGTCTCATTGGTTCTGACTTCAAACGTATGACTTATACAGAGGCTGTTGCGCTTCTTGAAAAAGAGAATGATCGTTTTGAATATAAAGTATCATGGGGTGCAGACTTGCAATCTGAGCATGAGCGCTACATCAGTGAAGAAGTTGTTAAGGGACCGGTGTTCCTTACTGATTATCCGATAGATATCAAATCATTCTACATGCGTATGAATGATGATAATAAAACAGTCGCTGCATGTGACTTGCTAGTGCCATTTGTTGGCGAACTTGTCGGTGGATCTCAACGTGAAGAACGTCTAGACTTACTTGAAGAACGAATGGCAGCGTTGGATATTCCTAAAGAGCACTTAGAGTGGTATCTTGATTTGCGTCGCTATGGTGGCGTCAAGCATGCCGGGTTTGGAATTGGCTTTGAACGATTCCTCATGTATATTACAGCAATGCAAAATATTAGAGATGTAATTCCTTTCCCAAGAACACCGAAAAACTTGGACTATTAG